One region of Oryza sativa Japonica Group chromosome 5, ASM3414082v1 genomic DNA includes:
- the LOC4339485 gene encoding uncharacterized protein, with product MARFVIISVVVVAAFAAAAVVEARVGPIDVAPTNLITNPLGAIIDNGRKITGAVVDECAWTCDHVAAGNKKMCNTLRKLPGVSSPKELLTAAVKLSMRKAKAARARFEAAARAAEKGTPMESILDTCKEGYDSTVSALQEVQRCIDANDSKASLITKMSAATTFTGDCGNAYEERELEPSLALKATKNNVNRVVTGALAIAAKLKL from the exons ATGGCGCGATTCGTCAtcatctccgtcgtcgtcgtcgccgccttcgccgctgccgctgtcgtTGAGGCCCGGGTTGGACCTATCGACGTCGCTCCGACCAACCTGATCACCAACCCACTCGGTGCCATCATCGACAATGGCCGCAAGAtcaccggcgccgtcgtcgacgagTGCGCCTGGACCTGCGATCATGTCGCG GCGGGTAACAAGAAGATGTGCAACACGCTGAGGAAGCTGCCGGGGGTGAGCTCGCCGAAGGAGCTCctgacggcggcggtgaagctGTCGATGAggaaggcgaaggcggcgagggcgaggttcgaggcggcggcgagggcggcggagaagggGACGCCGATGGAGTCCATCCTGGACACCTGCAAGGAAGGGTACGACAGCACGGTGTCGGCGCTGCAGGAGGTGCAGCGCTGCATCGACGCCAACGACAGCAAGGCGAGCCTCATCACCAAGATGTCGGCGGCGACCACCTTCACCGGCGACTGCGGCAACGCCTACGAGGAGCGGGAGCTGGAGCCCAGCCTCGCGCTCAAGGCCACCAAGAACAACGTCAACCGCGTCGTCACCGGcgccctcgccatcgccgccaagCTCAAGCTATAA
- the LOC4339484 gene encoding probable polygalacturonase At1g80170: MPPSSRMAPPPLAGVVVVAAALLLLLPEAAEPRTLLSLDDFGAVGDGVANDTQALVDAWSAACATGDHTFLHVPAAKSYLVWPVTLAGPCREEIKLFISGNIVAPESPDEWPEGGGGGGEWLHFVGVSDLTLSGGGVIDGRGHRWWARSCKAKHNATENCTTQAAPKALHFEDCQGISVMGITLQNSQESHLTFTRCSHVKANYLRITSPEDSPDTTGVHVVSSRNVHIMDDSISTGHDCVSIVGNSTDVRLRAISCGPGHGISIGGLGENRSYHRVEKIKMDTLFISNTENGVRVKTFQGGCGTARKMKFGDILMKNVKNPIVIDQQNSSSNEIPCGSKNGSAVTVGEISYTDITGTSASERAVTFACSEAAPCSKLSLENVNITMAGGQNASAYCHHAFGKSVGVVVPDSCLGKEDYLRRQVPASAAAAGGGTQEKGGEDDDR; this comes from the exons ATGCCACCTAGTTCAaggatggcgccgccgccgctcgccggcgtggtggtggtcgccgccgcgctcctgctcctcctgccgGAGGCCGCCGAGCCCCGCACTCTCCTCTCGCTCGACGACTtcggcgccgtcggcgacggcgtcgccaACGACACGCAG GCCTTGGTGGACGCCTGGAGCGCCGCCTGCGCCACCGGCGACCACACCTTCCTCCACGTCCCCGCCGCCAAGTCCTACCTCGTCTGGCCGGTCACCCTCGCCGGACCTTGCAGGGAGGAGATCAAGCTCTTC ATCTCCGGCAACATCGTCGCGCCGGAGAGCCCCGACGAGTggccggagggcggcggcggcggcggcgaatggCTCCACTTCGTCGGCGTCAGCGACCTGACGCTGAGCGGCGGGGGCGTCATCGACGGCCGTGGCCACCGGTGGTGGGCCCGGTCGTGCAAGGCAAAGCACAACGCGACCGAG AATTGCACTACCCAGGCTGCTCCAAAG GCGCTGCACTTCGAGGATTGTCAGGGTATCAGCGTGATGGGGATCACGCTGCAGAACAGCCAGGAGAGCCACCTGACGTTCACCCGGTGCTCGCACGTCAAGGCCAACTACCTGAGGATAACCTCGCCGGAGGACAGCCCGGACACCACCGGAGTTCACGTCGTCAGCTCGCGCAATGTTCACATCATGGACGACTCGATCTCCACAG GTCATGATTGTGTCTCGATTGTGGGCAATTCTACGGATGTTCGTCTAAGAGCCATCTCATGTGGACCTGGCCATGGTATCAG TATTGGAGGATTAGGCGAGAACCGAAGTTACCACAGGGTAGAAAAGATCAAGATGGACACCCTGTTCATTTCCAACACTGAAAACGGCGTACGCGTCAAGACCTTCCAG GGCGGCTGCGGCACCGCCCGGAAAATGAAGTTCGGTGACATCCTTATGAAGAACGTCAAGAACCCGATCGTCATCGATCAGCAGAACTCCTCGAGCAACGAAATTCCCTGCGGATCAAAG AACGGAAGCGCGGTGACGGTGGGGGAGATCAGCTACACGGACATCACCGGCACGTCGGCGTCGGAGCGGGCGGTGACGTTCGCGTGCAGCGAGGCGGCGCCGTGCAGCAAGCTGTCGCTGGAGAACGTGAACATCACCATGGCCGGCGGGCAGAACGCGTCCGCCTACTGCCACCACGCGTTCGGGAAgagcgtcggcgtcgtcgtcccgGACTCGTGCCTCGGGAAGGAGGACTACCTCCGCCGGCAagtccccgcctccgccgccgccgccggcggcggaacgCAGGAGAAGGGAGGAGAAGATGACGATCGGTGA
- the LOC4339483 gene encoding probable polygalacturonase At1g80170: MAILRVSVMRLVVAAMAVAAGVLFFSGAGEARVLLTLDDFGAVGDGITNDTQAFLDAWNAACASTEPAVLAVPAGKTYQIWPVRLAGPCKKKLKLMISGTIAAPASPDEWAGRDPTKWLYVFRVDDLSVSGGGTIDGMGAEWWARSCKRKKTKPCSTVSAPKALQFEECRRVSVQGITMQNGPQFHLMFTRCTDVKASFLRVVAPESSPNTDGIHLNDTTHAQIMDNLISTGDDCVSMVGNCSDVRVKDISCGPGHGISIGSLGKNRTTDRIENVRVDTCLLTNTTNGVRIKSWQGGMGYAHNLRFEGIVMKNVSNPIIIDQYYCDQPTPCANQTQAVEVRKIEFAGIRGTSATEQAIKLACSDAVPCRDLELRNVNLTMVGGGAASAFCHRASGKAAGAVVPASCLAKAPHRMLGDATPAARVGS, from the exons ATGGCGATTCTTCGTGTGTCCGTGATGCGGCTGGTTGTTGCGGCCATGGCTGTTGCAGCTGGTgttctcttcttctccggcgccggcgaggcgcgcgTGCTCCTCACCCTCGACGACTtcggcgccgtcggcgacggCATTACCAACGACACGCAG GCCTTCTTGGACGCCTGGAACGCCGCCTGCGCCTCGACGGAGCCGGCCGTCCTCGCCGTGCCGGCCGGGAAGACGTACCAGATCTGGCCGGTGCGGCTCGCCGGGCCCTGCAAGAAGAAGCTCAAGCTCATG ATTTCCGGGACGatcgcggcgccggcgagccccgACGAGTGGGCGGGGCGCGACCCGACGAAGTGGCTCTACGTCTTCCGCGTCGACGACCTgtccgtctccggcggcggcaccaTCGACGGCATGGGCGCCGAGTGGTGGGCGCGCTCCTGCAAGCGCAAGAAGACCAAG CCTTGCAGCACGGTGTCTGCTCCCAAG GCGCTGCAGTTCGAGGAGTGCAGGCGGGTGAGCGTGCAGGGGATCACGATGCAGAACGGGCCGCAGTTCCACCTGATGTTCACCCGGTGCACGGACGTCAAGGCAAGCTTCCTCCGCGTCGTGGCGCCGGAGAGCAGCCCGAACACCGACGGGATCCACCTCAACGACACCACCCATGCCCAGATCATGGACAACCTCATCTCCACAG GAGATGATTGCGTGTCAATGGTTGGCAATTGCTCTGACGTCCGAGTGAAGGACATATCATGTGGGCCTGGACATGGCATCAG TATCGGAAGCTTAGGCAAGAACCGGACCACTGACAGAATAGAGAACGTGAGGGTGGACACCTGCTTGCTGACAAACACAACCAACGGTGTACGGATCAAGAGTTGGCAG GGAGGGATGGGGTATGCTCACAACCTGAGGTTCGAGGGCATCGTGATGAAGAACGTCTCCAATCCAATCATCATCGATCAGTACTACTGTGACCAACCAACACCCTGTGCAAACCAG ACGCAGGCGGTGGAGGTGCGCAAGATCGAGTTCGCGGGCATCCGGGGCACGTCGGCGACGGAGCAGGCGATCAAGCTGGCGTGCAGCgacgccgtgccgtgccgggatCTGGAGCTGAGGAACGTCAACCTGACcatggtgggcggcggcgcggcgtcggcgttcTGCCACAGGGCGTCCGGgaaggcggccggcgccgtcgtgccGGCGTCCTGCCTCGCCAAGGCGCCCCACAGGATGCTCGGCGACGCCACGCCGGCGGCCAGAGTCGGTTCTTGA
- the LOC4339486 gene encoding AP-1 complex subunit mu-2, translating to MAAGAVSALFLLDIKGRVLVWRDYRGDVSALQAERFFTKLLDKESDAEVLSPVVHDDAGVSYMFIQHNNVFLLTASRQNCNAASILLFLHRVVDVFKHYFEELEEESLRDNFVVVYELLDEMMDFGYPQYTEAMILSEFIKTDAYRMEVTQRPPMAVTNAVSWRSEGIRYKKNEVFLDVVESVNILVNSNGQIVRSDVIGELKMRTFLSGMPECKLGLNDRVLLEAQGRTTKGKAIDLDDIKFHQCVRLARFENDRTISFIPPDGSFDLMTYRLSTQVKPLIWVEAQVEKHSRSRIQITVKTRSQFKERSTATNVEIEVPVPEDSTNPNIRTSMGSAAYAPERDAMVWKIKSFPGGKEYMCRAEFSLPSITSEDGMPEKKAPIRVKFEIPYFTVSGIQVRYLKIIEKSGYQALPWVRYITMAGEYELRLI from the exons atggcggcgggggcggtgtCGGCGCTGTTCCTGCTCGACATCAAGGGCCGCGTCCTCGTCTGGCGCGACTACCGCGGCGACGTCTCCGCGCTCCAGGCCGAGCGCTTCTTCACCAAGCTCCTCGACAAGGAG AGCGACGCGGAGGTGCTCTCCCCCGTCGTCCACGATGACGCCGGCGTCTCCTACATGTTCATCCAGCACAACAATGTGTTCCTCCTCACCGCGTCCCGTCAGAACTGCAACGCCGCCAGCATactcctcttcctccaccgcgTCGTCGAT GTGTTCAAGCATTACTTcgaggagctggaggaggaatcATTGAGGGACAACTTCGTCGTTGTG TATGAGTTGCTTGATGAGATGATGGATTTCGGGTACCCACAATACACGGAAGCAATGATCCTGAGCGAGTTCATTAAAACGGACGCGTACAGGATGGAGGTCACTCAGAGGCCGCCCATGGCAGTGACAAATGCTGTGTCATGGAGGAGCGAGGGGATTCGGTACAAGAAGAATGAA GTGTTCTTGGATGTGGTGGAGAGTGTCAATATCCTCGTTAACAGCAATGGGCAGATAGTGAGGTCTGATGTCATCGGTGAGCTGAAAATGCGAACCTTTCTAAG TGGAATGCCCGAGTGCAAACTGGGGTTGAATGATAGGGTTCTCTTGGAGGCTCAAGGCCGAACAACTAAAGGAAAAGCAATAGATTTGGACGATATCAAATTCCATCA GTGTGTTCGGTTGGCCAGATTTGAGAATGACAGGACTATATCCTTCATTCCTCCAGATGGATCATTTGATCTGATGACTTACAGACTTAGCACCCAG GTGAAACCTCTTATCTGGGTAGAAGCACAAGTGGAGAAACATTCAAGAAGTCGGATACAGATCACAGTGAAGACAAGAAGTCAGTTCAAAGAAAGGAg CACAGCAACAAATGTAGAAATTGAAGTACCAGTGCCTGAGGATTCGACAAACCCAAATATAAGAACTTCAATGGGCTCTGCGGCATATGCACCTGAGAGAGATGCGATGGTCTGGAAAATAAAATCATTTCCTGGTGGCAAG GAATATATGTGTAGAGCAGAATTTAGCCTTCCAAGCATAACATCAGAAGATGGAATGCCTGAAAAGAAGGCTCCGATACGTGTGAAATTTGAGATACCGTATTTTACCGTGTCGGGTATTCAG GTTCGCTATCTGAAAATCATCGAAAAGAGTGGATATCAGGCCCTTCCTTGGGTTCGATACATCACAATGGCTGGTGAATATGAGTTGAGACTCATCTGA
- the LOC4339482 gene encoding uncharacterized protein At1g15400, with protein MAGLQRSSETFRRSGSSGLVWDDRHLSGEIKPADGGGGGAAARVERSRSAGHGGYRAAGRVQPALDPPSPRVAVCGFCRFFGGSGKGGRSGGGAAAAVAGGKAKARRHSSS; from the coding sequence atggcGGGGCTGCAGCGGTCGAGCGAGACGTTCCGGCGGTCGGGCTCGTCGGGGCTCGTGTGGGACGACAGGCACCTGTCCGGGGAGATCAagccggcggacggcggcggcggcggcgcggcggcgagggtggagcGCAGCCGGTCGGCCGGGCACGGCGGGTACagggcggcggggcgcgtcCAGCCGGCGCTcgacccgccgtcgccgcgcgtcgCCGTGTGCGGCTTCTGCAGGTtcttcggcggcagcggcaagggcgggaggagcggcggcggcgccgccgccgccgtcgccggcggcaaggCCAAGGCTAGGCGCCACTCGTCGTCGTGA